From Streptomyces griseorubiginosus, one genomic window encodes:
- a CDS encoding potassium channel family protein — translation MHIVIMGCGRVGSALAQTLEQQGHTVAVIDQDPTAFRRLGSGFGGRRVTGVGFDQDTLREAGIEEAGAFAAVSSGDNSNIIAARVAREMFGIENVAARIYDPRRAEVYQRLGIPTVATVRWTADQMLRRLLPSGAEPLWRDPTGGVQLAEVHASSAWVGHKISRMQEETGVRVAFLTRLGEAILPTSQTVLQEGDLVHVMMRTDDIEKVEASFAEGPEEEGGH, via the coding sequence GTGCACATCGTCATCATGGGCTGCGGGAGAGTGGGTTCCGCTCTCGCCCAGACCCTGGAGCAACAGGGGCACACGGTCGCCGTGATCGACCAGGACCCCACCGCCTTCCGACGACTGGGCTCCGGTTTCGGCGGCCGTCGTGTCACCGGAGTCGGCTTCGACCAGGACACCCTGCGCGAGGCGGGCATCGAGGAGGCCGGCGCCTTCGCCGCGGTCTCCAGCGGCGACAACTCCAACATCATCGCCGCGCGCGTGGCCCGCGAGATGTTCGGCATCGAGAACGTCGCCGCCCGTATCTACGACCCCCGGCGCGCCGAGGTCTACCAGCGCCTGGGCATCCCGACGGTGGCCACGGTCCGCTGGACGGCGGACCAGATGCTGCGCCGCCTGCTGCCGTCCGGCGCGGAGCCGCTGTGGCGCGACCCCACCGGCGGGGTCCAGCTGGCCGAGGTGCACGCCTCGTCCGCCTGGGTCGGCCACAAGATCAGCAGGATGCAGGAGGAGACGGGCGTCCGGGTGGCGTTCCTGACCCGCCTCGGTGAGGCGATCCTGCCCACCTCGCAGACCGTGCTCCAGGAGGGTGACCTGGTCCACGTGATGATGCGTACGGACGACATCGAGAAGGTCGAGGCGTCCTTCGCCGAGGGCCCCGAAGAGGAGGGCGGTCACTGA
- a CDS encoding potassium channel family protein, translated as MRVAIAGAGAVGRSIAGELLENGHEVLLIDKAPTAISVERVPQAEWLLADACEITSLDEAALQRCNVVIAATGDDKVNLVVSLLAKTEYGVPRVVARVNNPKNEWLFNESWGVDVAVSTPRLMSALVEEAVSVGDLVRLLRFSHGDANLVELTLPEESALAGTTVGDVEWPEDTSLVTIIRGTRVLTPSQEDSLEAGDELLFVAAQAREEQLEDLLSVRKEEAS; from the coding sequence ATGAGGGTCGCCATTGCCGGTGCCGGCGCGGTCGGCCGCTCGATCGCGGGCGAACTGCTGGAGAACGGCCACGAGGTCCTTCTCATCGACAAGGCGCCGACCGCCATCTCGGTCGAGCGCGTCCCGCAGGCGGAGTGGCTGCTCGCCGACGCCTGCGAGATCACCTCCCTGGACGAGGCCGCGCTCCAGCGCTGCAACGTCGTGATCGCCGCGACCGGCGACGACAAGGTCAACCTGGTCGTCTCCCTGCTGGCGAAGACGGAGTACGGCGTCCCGCGGGTCGTCGCCCGGGTGAACAACCCGAAGAACGAGTGGCTGTTCAACGAGTCCTGGGGCGTGGACGTCGCCGTCTCCACCCCGCGCCTGATGTCCGCCCTGGTCGAGGAGGCGGTGAGCGTCGGCGACCTGGTCCGCCTGCTCCGCTTCAGCCACGGCGACGCGAACCTGGTCGAGCTGACCCTCCCGGAGGAGTCGGCCCTGGCCGGCACCACGGTCGGCGACGTGGAGTGGCCCGAGGACACCTCCCTGGTCACCATCATCCGCGGCACCCGCGTCCTCACCCCCTCCCAGGAGGACTCCCTGGAGGCGGGCGACGAACTCCTGTTCGTGGCGGCACAGGCCCGCGAGGAGCAACTGGAGGACCTGCTGTCGGTCCGCAAGGAAGAAGCTTCCTAG
- a CDS encoding DUF3159 domain-containing protein: MTSLDKPTEDTQADDARAVTEAALFEAFGGVRGMVETVLPGLLFVTIFTINKDLHLSAIAALAVSLLLVVVRLVMRDTVKHAFSGVFGVAFGVVFAMMTGNAKNFYLPGMLYTLGLGLAYVITTLAGVPLMGLILGPVFKENLSWRTRNPGRKKAYAKASYAWGGILLAKCAILFPLYWWADTAQLGWVLVALKIPPFLLAVWLTWVFLAKAPAPIDVFAEMEAEEKAEEARKAAQDAERGDTETAGGRHRREA, translated from the coding sequence GTGACGTCTCTCGACAAGCCGACCGAAGACACTCAGGCCGACGACGCACGGGCGGTGACCGAGGCCGCCCTCTTCGAGGCGTTCGGCGGCGTCCGGGGCATGGTCGAGACGGTCCTGCCAGGGCTGCTCTTCGTCACGATCTTCACGATCAACAAGGACCTGCACCTGTCGGCGATCGCCGCGCTCGCGGTGTCCCTGCTGCTGGTCGTGGTCCGCCTGGTCATGCGCGACACCGTCAAGCACGCCTTCAGCGGCGTCTTCGGCGTCGCCTTCGGCGTCGTCTTCGCGATGATGACCGGCAACGCCAAGAACTTCTACCTGCCCGGCATGCTCTACACGCTGGGCCTGGGCCTCGCCTACGTCATCACCACCCTCGCCGGTGTGCCGCTGATGGGGCTCATCCTCGGCCCGGTCTTCAAGGAGAACCTCTCCTGGCGGACCCGCAACCCCGGCCGCAAGAAGGCGTACGCCAAGGCCAGTTACGCCTGGGGCGGCATCCTGCTCGCCAAGTGCGCGATCCTCTTCCCGCTGTACTGGTGGGCCGACACCGCGCAGCTCGGCTGGGTCCTGGTCGCCCTGAAGATCCCGCCCTTCCTGCTGGCCGTCTGGCTCACCTGGGTCTTCCTCGCGAAGGCGCCCGCTCCGATCGACGTGTTCGCGGAGATGGAGGCGGAGGAGAAGGCCGAGGAGGCACGCAAGGCCGCGCAGGACGCCGAGCGCGGGGACACCGAGACCGCGGGCGGGCGGCACCGGCGCGAAGCCTAG
- a CDS encoding OB-fold nucleic acid binding domain-containing protein: MSAVPRSEKPVSRFRRMLDRLSSSQEDLESEELREDTETAGCTRIGDCHDRQIVTVTGTLRTVTLRPRAGVPALEAELFDGSAALDVVWLGRRSIVGIEPGRKLIASGRISMSRGRRVLFNPKYELRPLGRE, encoded by the coding sequence ATGAGTGCTGTTCCTCGTTCCGAGAAGCCGGTGAGCCGGTTCCGGCGCATGCTCGACCGGCTCTCCTCGTCGCAGGAGGACCTGGAGTCCGAGGAGCTGCGCGAGGACACCGAGACCGCCGGCTGCACCCGGATCGGCGACTGCCACGACCGCCAGATCGTGACCGTTACTGGTACCTTGCGCACGGTCACCCTGCGGCCGCGCGCGGGCGTCCCCGCCCTGGAGGCCGAGCTGTTCGACGGCTCCGCCGCCCTGGACGTGGTGTGGCTCGGCAGACGCTCCATCGTCGGGATAGAACCGGGGCGCAAGCTGATCGCGTCGGGCCGGATCTCGATGAGCCGGGGCCGACGGGTGCTGTTCAATCCGAAATACGAACTCCGACCCCTCGGACGGGAGTAG
- a CDS encoding response regulator: MTRVLVIDDEPQIVRALVINLKARKYEVDAAHDGATALRLAAARHPDVVVLDLGLPDMDGVEVIRGLRGWTRVPILVLSARHSSDEKVEALDAGADDYVTKPFGMDELLARLRAAVRRAEPTGGGEDDVLVETDEFTVDLAAKKVQRHGRDVRLTPTEWHLLEVLVRNTGRLVGQRQLLQEVWGPSYGTESNYLRVYMAQLRRKLEADPSHPKHFITEPGMGYRFEK; this comes from the coding sequence ATGACCAGAGTGTTGGTCATCGACGACGAGCCGCAGATCGTGCGCGCCCTCGTGATCAACCTCAAGGCGCGCAAGTACGAGGTCGACGCGGCGCACGACGGCGCCACGGCCCTCCGGCTCGCCGCCGCCCGCCACCCCGACGTGGTCGTCCTCGACCTCGGCCTGCCCGACATGGACGGTGTCGAGGTGATCAGGGGGCTGCGCGGCTGGACCCGGGTGCCGATCCTCGTGCTGTCCGCCCGGCACTCCTCCGACGAGAAGGTCGAGGCGCTGGACGCGGGCGCCGACGACTACGTCACCAAGCCGTTCGGCATGGACGAGCTGCTGGCCCGTCTGAGGGCCGCCGTGCGCCGCGCCGAGCCCACGGGGGGCGGCGAGGACGACGTCCTGGTGGAGACCGACGAGTTCACCGTCGACCTGGCCGCGAAGAAGGTCCAGCGGCACGGCCGTGACGTACGGCTCACGCCCACCGAGTGGCACCTGCTGGAGGTGCTGGTGCGCAACACCGGCCGGCTGGTCGGGCAGCGGCAGCTCCTCCAGGAGGTCTGGGGGCCGTCGTACGGCACGGAGAGCAACTACCTGCGGGTCTACATGGCCCAGCTGCGGCGGAAGCTGGAGGCGGACCCTTCGCACCCCAAGCACTTCATCACGGAGCCGGGCATGGGATACCGGTTCGAGAAGTGA
- a CDS encoding sensor histidine kinase KdpD, with product MGRGRLRIYLGAAPGVGKTYAMLSEAHRRVERGTDCVVGFVEHHGRPRTEVMLHGLEEIPRREIEYRDAVFTEMDVDAVLRRAPAVALVDELAHTNIPGSRNAKRWQDVEELLAAGIDVVSTVNIQHLESLGDVVESITGVRQRETVPDEVVRRADQIELVDMSPQALRRRMAHGNIYQPDKVDAALSNYFRPGNLTALRELALLWVADRVDEYLKQYRNEHRVSRIWGSRERIVVGLTGGPEGRTLIRRAARLAEKGAGGEVLAVYIARSDGLTSASPKELADQRTLAEDLGGTFHHVVGDDIPAALLDFARGVNATQIVLGSSRRKTWQYVFGPGVGATVARESGPDLDVHIVTHDEVAKGRGLPVARGARLGRARILWGWLVGMAGPVLLTVLLSAVDLGLANDMLLFLAVVVAAALLGGLFPALASAAVGSLLLNYFYTPPLHRWTIADPKNIVAIVIFVGVGISVASVVDLAARRTHQAARLRAESEILSFLAGNVLRGETGLEELLERVRETFGMESAALLERASDTEPWTCAGRSGLGPPVERPEDADVDMPVGDHMALALTGRVLPAEDRRVLAAFAAQAAVVLDRSRLQEEADRARTLAEGNRIRTALLAAVSHDLRTPLAGIKAAVSSLRSDDVAWSEEDRAELLEGIEEGADRLDHLVGNLLDMSRLQTGTVTPLIREIDVDEVVPMALGGVPDGSVELDVPESLPMVAVDPGLLERSVANLVENAVKYSPSGELVRVSASAIADRVEVRVVDRGPGVPDEAKERIFEPFQRYGDAPRGAGVGLGLAVARGFAEAMNGTLNAEDTPGGGLTMVLTLRAAHTRVEFPEEPFAEAEPQSAEPESTAAEPERQAT from the coding sequence ATGGGACGCGGCAGGCTTCGGATTTATCTCGGTGCGGCACCGGGGGTCGGGAAGACGTACGCGATGCTGTCCGAGGCCCACCGCAGGGTCGAGCGGGGCACCGACTGCGTCGTGGGCTTCGTGGAGCATCACGGGCGCCCGCGCACCGAGGTCATGCTGCACGGGCTCGAGGAGATCCCGCGCCGGGAGATCGAGTACCGGGACGCCGTCTTCACCGAGATGGACGTCGACGCCGTGCTGCGGCGGGCCCCTGCCGTCGCCCTGGTGGACGAACTCGCCCACACCAACATCCCGGGCTCCCGCAACGCCAAGCGCTGGCAGGACGTGGAGGAGCTGCTGGCGGCGGGGATCGACGTGGTCTCGACCGTGAACATCCAGCACCTGGAGTCCCTCGGCGACGTCGTCGAGTCGATCACCGGGGTGCGCCAGCGCGAGACCGTGCCCGACGAGGTCGTACGGCGGGCCGACCAGATCGAGCTTGTCGACATGTCGCCCCAGGCGCTGCGGCGGCGGATGGCGCACGGCAACATCTACCAGCCGGACAAGGTCGACGCGGCGCTCTCCAACTACTTCCGCCCCGGCAACCTCACCGCGCTGCGCGAGCTCGCCCTGCTGTGGGTGGCCGACCGGGTCGACGAGTACCTCAAGCAGTACCGCAACGAGCACCGCGTCTCCAGGATCTGGGGTTCGCGGGAGCGGATCGTGGTCGGGCTGACCGGCGGGCCGGAGGGGCGCACCCTCATCCGGCGGGCCGCGCGGCTGGCCGAGAAGGGCGCCGGCGGTGAGGTCCTCGCCGTCTACATAGCGCGCAGCGACGGTCTGACCTCCGCGTCACCCAAGGAGCTCGCCGACCAGCGCACCCTGGCCGAGGACCTCGGCGGAACCTTTCACCACGTCGTCGGCGACGACATACCGGCCGCGCTGCTCGACTTCGCGCGCGGGGTCAACGCCACCCAGATCGTCCTCGGCTCCTCCCGGCGCAAGACCTGGCAGTACGTCTTCGGACCGGGTGTGGGCGCGACCGTCGCGAGGGAGTCCGGGCCCGACCTGGACGTGCACATCGTCACCCACGACGAGGTCGCCAAGGGGCGTGGACTGCCCGTCGCCCGCGGTGCCCGGCTCGGACGGGCCCGCATCCTGTGGGGCTGGCTGGTCGGCATGGCGGGACCGGTACTCCTGACCGTCCTGCTCAGCGCCGTCGACCTCGGCCTCGCCAACGACATGCTGCTGTTCCTCGCGGTCGTGGTCGCCGCGGCCCTGCTCGGCGGGCTGTTCCCGGCGCTCGCCTCGGCCGCGGTCGGCTCGCTGCTGCTGAACTACTTCTACACACCGCCCCTGCACCGCTGGACCATCGCCGACCCGAAGAACATCGTCGCCATCGTGATCTTCGTGGGCGTCGGCATCTCGGTGGCCTCCGTCGTCGACCTGGCGGCCAGGAGGACCCATCAGGCCGCCCGGCTGCGTGCCGAGTCGGAGATCCTGTCCTTCCTCGCCGGGAACGTGCTGCGCGGCGAGACCGGCCTGGAGGAGCTCCTGGAGCGGGTCCGGGAGACCTTCGGCATGGAGTCGGCGGCCCTGCTGGAACGGGCGAGCGACACCGAGCCCTGGACCTGCGCGGGCCGCTCCGGACTCGGGCCGCCCGTGGAGCGGCCGGAGGACGCCGACGTCGACATGCCCGTGGGGGACCACATGGCGCTCGCGCTCACCGGCCGGGTGCTGCCCGCCGAGGACCGCCGGGTGCTGGCCGCGTTCGCCGCCCAGGCCGCCGTCGTCCTGGACCGCAGCCGCCTCCAGGAGGAGGCCGACCGGGCCCGCACGCTCGCCGAGGGCAACCGGATCCGCACGGCGCTCCTGGCGGCCGTGTCGCACGACCTGCGGACCCCGCTCGCCGGGATCAAGGCGGCCGTCTCCTCGCTCAGGTCCGACGACGTGGCCTGGTCCGAGGAGGACCGGGCGGAACTCCTGGAGGGCATCGAGGAGGGCGCCGACCGGCTCGACCACCTCGTGGGCAACCTGCTCGACATGTCCCGCCTCCAGACCGGCACGGTCACCCCGCTCATCCGGGAGATCGACGTCGACGAGGTGGTGCCGATGGCGCTCGGCGGGGTGCCCGACGGAAGCGTCGAGCTGGACGTCCCGGAGAGCCTGCCGATGGTCGCCGTGGACCCGGGGCTCCTGGAGCGCTCGGTGGCCAACCTGGTCGAGAACGCCGTCAAGTACAGCCCGTCCGGCGAGCTCGTCCGGGTCTCCGCCAGCGCCATCGCCGACCGGGTCGAGGTGCGGGTCGTCGACCGCGGCCCCGGCGTCCCCGACGAGGCCAAGGAACGCATCTTCGAGCCCTTCCAGCGCTACGGCGACGCCCCGCGCGGTGCCGGGGTGGGGCTCGGGCTCGCGGTGGCCCGGGGTTTCGCGGAGGCGATGAACGGCACCCTCAACGCCGAGGACACGCCCGGCGGAGGCCTCACCATGGTGCTGACGCTCCGCGCGGCGCACACGCGCGTGGAGTTCCCCGAAGAACCCTTCGCGGAAGCGGAACCCCAGAGCGCGGAACCCGAGAGCACCGCGGCGGAACCCGAAAGGCAGGCCACATGA
- a CDS encoding ABC transporter ATP-binding protein, with translation MTQVITETAVRVEDIHRSFGEGAGAVHALRGVSFEVPRGELVALKGRSGSGKTTLLNIVGGLDRPDRGRVELDGVDLAGLDEDGLLALRRDRIGFVFQSFGLIPILTAAENVGVPMRLRRAEARAREERVELLLALVGLSDHAKQRPGELSGGQQQRVAIARALANNPTLLVADEPTGQLDAETGHAVMELLRAVVRSENVTALVATHDATLLDLADRVLELGDGEIVGG, from the coding sequence ATGACGCAGGTGATCACCGAGACCGCGGTGCGGGTCGAGGACATCCACAGGTCGTTCGGTGAGGGGGCCGGCGCGGTGCACGCGCTGCGCGGGGTGTCCTTCGAGGTGCCGCGCGGTGAGCTGGTGGCTCTCAAGGGGCGTTCGGGCTCCGGGAAGACCACGCTCCTCAACATCGTCGGCGGGCTCGACCGGCCCGACCGGGGGCGGGTGGAGCTCGACGGCGTCGATCTCGCCGGGCTGGACGAGGACGGGCTGCTGGCGCTGCGCCGGGACCGTATCGGCTTCGTCTTCCAGTCCTTCGGGCTCATCCCGATCCTCACGGCGGCGGAGAACGTCGGCGTCCCGATGCGGCTGCGGCGGGCGGAGGCACGCGCGCGTGAGGAGCGCGTCGAGCTGCTGCTCGCCCTGGTCGGCCTCTCGGACCACGCGAAGCAGCGCCCCGGCGAGCTCTCCGGCGGCCAGCAGCAGCGTGTCGCCATCGCCCGCGCCCTCGCCAACAACCCCACCCTCCTCGTCGCGGACGAGCCGACCGGCCAGCTGGACGCGGAGACCGGCCACGCCGTGATGGAACTGCTGCGGGCCGTCGTACGCAGCGAGAACGTCACGGCGCTGGTGGCCACGCACGACGCAACGCTGCTGGACCTGGCGGACCGGGTGCTGGAGCTGGGGGACGGGGAGATCGTGGGGGGCTGA
- a CDS encoding alginate lyase family protein encodes MRRTALLATVAALAAGALAVPADAAPAAFVHPGVTVSQGQLDFVRGKVNAGAQPWKGAFDKMLASKYADLNRTPKPRAVVECGSYSNPDYGCTDEREDAIAAYTDALAWYITRDDRYAKKAIQLMDAWSAVIADHTNSNAPLQTGWAGSTWPRAAEIIKYTYTGSWSNSGRFATMLRNVYLPEIINGSNSNGNWELSMMEAAVGISVFLEDKASYDKAMGKFRTRTAAYVYLESDGALPKTVPSQNLNTREKIVNYWQGQSTFVTGLTQETCRDLTHTGYGISAISHVAETSRIQGQDLYGTDVGERLRQALGFQAKYELGTAVPGWLCGGSLKLGLGPVTEVGYNALHNRLGMGMTNTQTLTERNRPAGSNNLFVAWETLTHGDNPS; translated from the coding sequence ATGCGCAGAACCGCTCTCCTCGCCACCGTCGCGGCGCTCGCCGCCGGCGCTCTCGCCGTACCCGCCGACGCCGCCCCCGCCGCCTTCGTCCATCCCGGAGTCACCGTCTCCCAGGGGCAGTTGGACTTCGTCCGCGGCAAGGTCAACGCGGGCGCCCAGCCCTGGAAGGGTGCCTTCGACAAGATGCTGGCGAGCAAGTACGCCGATCTGAACCGCACGCCGAAGCCGCGCGCGGTCGTCGAGTGCGGGTCGTACTCGAACCCCGACTACGGCTGCACCGACGAGCGCGAGGACGCGATCGCCGCCTACACCGACGCGCTCGCCTGGTACATCACGCGGGACGACCGGTACGCCAAGAAGGCCATCCAGCTCATGGACGCCTGGTCGGCGGTGATCGCGGACCACACCAACAGCAACGCGCCCCTCCAGACCGGCTGGGCCGGCTCGACGTGGCCCAGGGCGGCCGAGATCATCAAGTACACGTACACCGGAAGCTGGTCGAACTCCGGGCGCTTCGCGACCATGCTCCGCAACGTCTACCTCCCGGAGATCATCAACGGCTCGAACTCCAACGGGAACTGGGAGCTGTCGATGATGGAGGCCGCCGTCGGCATCTCCGTCTTCCTGGAGGACAAGGCGTCGTACGACAAGGCGATGGGGAAGTTCCGGACCCGTACCGCCGCGTACGTGTACCTGGAGTCCGACGGCGCGCTGCCGAAGACCGTGCCGAGTCAGAACCTCAACACCCGGGAGAAGATCGTCAATTACTGGCAGGGGCAGTCGACCTTCGTCACCGGCCTCACCCAGGAGACGTGCCGGGACCTCACGCACACCGGGTACGGCATCTCCGCGATCTCGCACGTGGCCGAGACCAGCAGGATCCAGGGACAGGACCTGTACGGCACCGATGTGGGAGAGCGGCTGCGGCAGGCGCTGGGGTTCCAGGCCAAGTACGAGCTGGGGACGGCTGTGCCCGGTTGGCTGTGTGGGGGGTCGCTGAAGCTGGGGCTCGGGCCGGTCACCGAGGTCGGCTACAACGCCCTGCACAATCGGCTTGGCATGGGCATGACTAACACGCAGACGCTGACCGAGCGGAACCGTCCCGCGGGCAGCAACAATCTCTTCGTGGCGTGGGAGACGCTCACGCACGGGGACAACCCGAGCTGA
- a CDS encoding DUF3710 domain-containing protein: MFGRRKKKGAAEDAAGEAEQVVDSVDTEADDVERERVRLEPEPRPDGPWDDTEVRDPAEGRVDLGGLFVPGVDGMELRVEVAGDAIVAATVVLRDSAIQLQAFAAPKREGIWGEVREEIGSGITQQGGIVDEVEGPLGWELRAQVPVQLPDGTGGFQVVRFVGVDGPRWFLRGVISGQGAVQPQAAGLLEQIFRDTVVVRGEGPMAPRDPIVLKLPNDAQMVPEGVQQQEEGSRFSGGMGQLQRGPEITEVR, translated from the coding sequence GTGTTCGGACGTCGCAAGAAGAAGGGTGCCGCCGAGGACGCGGCCGGCGAGGCCGAGCAGGTCGTCGACAGTGTCGACACTGAGGCGGACGACGTAGAGCGCGAGCGCGTACGGCTGGAGCCGGAGCCGCGCCCCGACGGGCCCTGGGACGACACCGAGGTCCGCGACCCCGCCGAGGGCCGGGTCGACCTGGGCGGTCTGTTCGTCCCGGGTGTCGACGGCATGGAGCTGCGGGTCGAGGTCGCGGGCGACGCGATCGTCGCGGCCACCGTCGTGCTGCGCGACAGCGCCATCCAGTTGCAGGCCTTCGCCGCTCCCAAGCGCGAGGGCATCTGGGGCGAGGTGCGCGAGGAGATCGGCTCCGGCATCACGCAGCAGGGCGGCATCGTCGACGAGGTCGAGGGTCCGCTGGGCTGGGAGCTGCGCGCCCAGGTGCCGGTGCAGCTGCCGGACGGCACGGGCGGCTTCCAGGTCGTCCGGTTCGTGGGTGTGGACGGCCCGCGCTGGTTCCTGCGCGGTGTGATCTCGGGCCAGGGTGCGGTGCAGCCGCAGGCGGCCGGGCTCCTGGAGCAGATCTTCCGGGACACGGTCGTGGTCCGCGGCGAGGGCCCGATGGCGCCCCGCGACCCGATCGTCCTCAAGCTGCCGAACGACGCCCAGATGGTTCCCGAGGGCGTCCAGCAGCAGGAGGAGGGTTCCCGCTTCTCCGGCGGGATGGGCCAGCTCCAGCGCGGTCCGGAGATCACCGAGGTCCGCTAG
- the dut gene encoding dUTP diphosphatase, protein MSRDPVNVLIRRVDPDVPLPAYAHPGDAGADLRTTESRELKPGERAVLPTGVSVALPEGYAAFVHPRSGLAARCGVALVNAPGTVDAGYRGEIKVIVVNLDPHEPVRFERFDRIAQLVVQQVERVRFQEVAELPGSARAEGGFGSTGGHAAVGDGGDTDDAAAVGGHTGGNRYASVVSDREGQ, encoded by the coding sequence GTGAGCCGTGACCCCGTGAACGTGCTGATCCGGCGCGTCGACCCCGACGTACCGCTTCCGGCGTACGCGCACCCCGGTGACGCGGGCGCCGATCTGCGGACCACCGAGAGCCGTGAACTGAAGCCGGGGGAGCGGGCCGTGCTGCCCACCGGGGTGTCTGTGGCGCTGCCGGAGGGGTACGCGGCCTTCGTGCACCCCCGATCCGGCCTCGCCGCCCGCTGCGGTGTCGCTCTCGTGAATGCCCCGGGGACGGTTGATGCCGGGTACCGTGGGGAGATCAAGGTGATCGTGGTGAATCTCGACCCGCACGAGCCGGTGCGGTTCGAGCGCTTCGACCGGATTGCCCAACTCGTCGTCCAGCAGGTCGAGAGGGTCCGCTTCCAGGAGGTCGCGGAGCTTCCCGGATCGGCGCGGGCCGAGGGGGGCTTCGGGTCCACCGGCGGTCACGCCGCCGTGGGCGACGGGGGCGATACAGACGATGCGGCCGCCGTGGGCGGTCATACGGGTGGGAATCGATACGCTTCGGTCGTATCCGACCGGGAAGGACAGTGA
- a CDS encoding PaaI family thioesterase — protein sequence MSGTSPALRPPADAAQPVRHPDAPAPGELLGAHYGQCFGCGGEQPHGLHLEARAGEGVSVTAEFTVRPAHQGAPGLAHGGVLATALDETLGSLNWLLRTIAVTGRLETDFVRPVPVGTVLHLEAEVTAVAGRKIYSTATGRIGGPEGPVAVRADALFIEVKVDHFIDNGRPEEIRAAMDDPDQVRRARAFEVNP from the coding sequence GTGAGTGGTACTTCCCCGGCTCTGCGGCCTCCCGCCGACGCGGCGCAACCAGTGCGACACCCGGACGCTCCCGCGCCCGGTGAGCTGCTCGGTGCGCACTACGGCCAGTGTTTCGGCTGTGGCGGCGAGCAGCCCCACGGACTGCACCTGGAGGCGCGGGCCGGCGAGGGCGTCTCGGTCACCGCCGAGTTCACCGTGCGCCCCGCCCATCAGGGCGCTCCCGGGCTCGCGCACGGCGGAGTCCTCGCGACCGCCCTCGACGAGACCCTGGGCTCGCTCAACTGGCTGCTGCGCACCATCGCCGTGACCGGCCGCCTGGAGACCGACTTCGTGCGGCCGGTGCCGGTCGGCACGGTGCTGCACCTGGAGGCCGAGGTGACGGCGGTGGCCGGGCGGAAGATCTACTCGACCGCCACCGGCCGGATCGGCGGCCCCGAAGGACCCGTCGCGGTCCGCGCGGACGCCCTGTTCATCGAGGTCAAGGTGGACCACTTCATCGACAACGGCCGCCCGGAGGAGATCCGGGCCGCCATGGACGACCCGGACCAGGTCCGGCGTGCCCGTGCCTTCGAGGTGAACCCGTGA
- a CDS encoding DUF3093 domain-containing protein has product MQPSAVPYDERLTAPRSWWLISFLVGVALALILLPFGTLPLLGGLVGGTAAAAVMASSYGSLRIRVVGDSLIAGEAKIPVSALGDAEILDPEEARAWRTYKADTRAFLLLRAYIPRALKVEVTDPADPTPYLYLSTRDPERLAEALKAARTTAA; this is encoded by the coding sequence ATGCAGCCCTCCGCCGTCCCGTACGACGAACGCCTCACCGCCCCCCGCTCCTGGTGGCTGATCTCCTTCCTGGTCGGGGTCGCCCTCGCGCTGATCCTGCTCCCCTTCGGCACGCTGCCGCTGCTCGGCGGCCTGGTCGGCGGCACCGCGGCGGCGGCGGTCATGGCGAGTTCCTACGGCTCGCTGCGCATCCGTGTGGTGGGCGACTCGCTGATCGCGGGCGAGGCGAAGATCCCGGTGTCGGCGCTGGGTGACGCGGAGATCCTGGACCCGGAGGAGGCCCGGGCCTGGCGGACCTACAAGGCCGACACCCGCGCGTTCCTGCTGCTGCGGGCCTACATCCCGAGGGCGCTGAAGGTCGAGGTGACCGATCCGGCCGACCCGACGCCCTACCTGTACCTGTCGACGCGGGACCCGGAGCGGCTGGCCGAGGCGCTGAAGGCGGCCCGCACCACCGCCGCCTAG
- a CDS encoding DUF4193 domain-containing protein, translating to MATDYDTPRKTDDDVDSDSLEELKARRNDKSTSAVDVDEFEAAEGLELPGADLSNEELAVRVLPKQQDEFTCMSCFLVHHRSQLAREKNGQPICRDCD from the coding sequence ATGGCAACGGATTACGACACCCCACGCAAGACCGACGACGACGTCGACTCGGACAGCCTTGAAGAGCTCAAGGCCCGGAGGAACGACAAGTCGACGTCCGCCGTCGACGTGGACGAGTTCGAGGCCGCGGAAGGCCTGGAACTGCCCGGCGCAGACCTCTCCAACGAGGAGCTGGCCGTCCGGGTGCTGCCCAAGCAGCAGGACGAGTTCACCTGCATGAGCTGCTTCCTGGTGCACCACCGCAGCCAGCTGGCCCGCGAGAAGAACGGCCAGCCGATCTGCCGCGACTGCGACTGA